A stretch of Allostreptomyces psammosilenae DNA encodes these proteins:
- a CDS encoding glycoside hydrolase family 43 protein — protein MCRRGGVEGEDAVTDAETATFRNPVLPGFHPDPSICRVGEDYYLVTSTFEWFPGLPVHHSRDLVHWRPVGHVLDRPEQLDLDGVRPSGGLYAPTIRHHDGRFHVVCTLVDGTGRSGHFLVTATDPAGPWSDPVWLDDAAGFDPSLFFDDDGTVWFHACRPATEDGAEPASPGRTEVYLRRLDLAAGRLVGPEHVLWRGALVDAVWAEGPHLYKVDGRYHLLAAEGGTEQNHAVVVARADEVTGPYTGNPRNPVLTHRHLGPGQPVVAVGHADLVCTPAGDWWAVLLAQRPYGGGYHPNLGRETFLVPVVWEDGWPVFCPGVGQVRLEEPRPALPPHPWPTRPPRDDFDAPELDHSWNMLRTPRERWWSLSERPGHLRLRARPETVAERGQPSLVARRQQHASWTASTAVEFTPAGARDAAGIVVVQNDDFHLRLVVTRGGEGDRAGRVVRAVRREAGVESVLGEHALPETGRLLLSVRADGQDHALRWALDAGAEADAGSGGDAGSVGDAGSVGEVGPRWQTLAHTDGRMLSSTVAGGFTGTYIGLYATGEGGAAAAVADFDWFEYLPHAE, from the coding sequence TTGTGCCGCCGAGGCGGCGTGGAGGGCGAGGACGCCGTGACCGACGCCGAGACCGCGACGTTCCGCAACCCCGTGCTGCCCGGCTTCCACCCCGACCCGTCCATCTGCCGGGTGGGGGAGGACTACTACCTGGTCACCTCCACCTTCGAGTGGTTCCCCGGCCTGCCCGTGCACCACAGCCGCGACCTGGTCCACTGGCGCCCCGTCGGACACGTGCTGGACCGCCCGGAACAGCTCGACCTGGACGGCGTGCGCCCCTCCGGCGGCCTGTACGCGCCCACCATCCGCCACCACGACGGACGCTTCCACGTGGTGTGCACCCTGGTGGACGGCACCGGCCGCTCCGGCCACTTCCTGGTCACCGCCACCGACCCGGCCGGTCCGTGGTCCGACCCGGTCTGGCTCGACGACGCCGCCGGATTCGACCCCTCGCTGTTCTTCGACGACGACGGCACGGTCTGGTTCCACGCCTGCCGGCCGGCCACCGAGGACGGCGCGGAGCCCGCGAGCCCCGGCCGCACCGAGGTCTACCTGCGCCGCCTGGACCTGGCGGCGGGCCGCCTGGTCGGCCCCGAGCACGTGCTGTGGCGGGGCGCGCTGGTCGACGCCGTCTGGGCGGAGGGCCCGCACCTGTACAAGGTCGACGGCCGCTACCACCTGCTGGCCGCCGAGGGCGGCACCGAGCAGAACCACGCCGTCGTGGTGGCCCGGGCCGACGAGGTCACCGGCCCGTACACCGGGAACCCCCGCAACCCCGTCCTCACCCACCGCCACCTGGGCCCCGGCCAGCCCGTGGTGGCCGTCGGCCACGCCGACCTGGTGTGCACCCCGGCCGGCGACTGGTGGGCCGTGCTGCTGGCCCAGCGTCCCTACGGCGGCGGCTACCACCCCAACCTCGGGCGGGAGACCTTCCTGGTCCCGGTGGTCTGGGAGGACGGCTGGCCGGTGTTCTGCCCCGGCGTCGGCCAGGTCCGCCTGGAGGAGCCGCGGCCCGCGCTGCCACCCCACCCCTGGCCGACCCGGCCGCCCCGCGACGACTTCGACGCGCCGGAGCTGGACCACTCCTGGAACATGCTGCGCACTCCACGTGAGCGCTGGTGGAGCCTGAGCGAGCGGCCCGGGCACCTCCGGTTGCGCGCCCGCCCGGAGACGGTGGCCGAGCGGGGCCAGCCGTCGCTGGTCGCCCGCCGGCAGCAGCACGCCTCCTGGACGGCGAGCACGGCCGTGGAATTCACCCCCGCCGGGGCCCGCGACGCCGCCGGCATCGTGGTGGTGCAGAACGACGACTTCCACCTGCGGCTGGTGGTCACCCGTGGCGGCGAGGGCGACCGGGCGGGGCGGGTGGTCCGCGCCGTTCGCCGGGAGGCCGGCGTGGAGAGCGTCCTCGGCGAGCACGCGCTGCCGGAGACCGGACGACTCCTGCTCTCCGTGCGCGCCGACGGCCAGGACCACGCCCTGCGCTGGGCCCTCGACGCCGGAGCCGAGGCCGACGCCGGCTCCGGTGGCGACGCGGGCTCCGTGGGCGACGCCGGTTCCGTGGGCGAGGTCGGGCCGCGCTGGCAGACCCTGGCGCACACCGACGGACGAATGCTCAGCTCCACCGTCGCCGGGGGCTTCACCGGCACCTACATCGGCCTGTACGCCACCGGGGAGGGCGGCGCCGCGGCGGCCGTCGCCGACTTCGACTGGTTCGAGTACCTCCCGCACGCCGAATGA